One stretch of Candidatus Aminicenantes bacterium DNA includes these proteins:
- a CDS encoding DRTGG domain-containing protein has product MIIVRDIVAMLDAEVLSGEDKLGEEVKSVGASDMISDMLALSKPGMIILTGYTYPQVIRTALVTDLLGLIVVRGKNIAPETIAFARANNFLLLRTRGYLYSSCGKIYASGLRGSDDGKS; this is encoded by the coding sequence ATGATCATTGTCCGCGATATCGTCGCCATGCTCGATGCCGAAGTGCTTTCGGGTGAGGACAAGCTCGGCGAGGAAGTGAAGTCGGTCGGCGCCAGTGACATGATCAGCGACATGCTGGCGCTGTCCAAGCCGGGGATGATCATCCTCACCGGCTACACGTACCCGCAGGTCATCCGCACCGCCCTGGTCACCGACCTGCTGGGGCTGATCGTGGTGCGCGGCAAGAACATCGCCCCGGAGACCATCGCCTTTGCCCGCGCCAACAATTTCCTGCTGCTCAGGACCCGCGGCTACCTGTACTCGTCCTGCGGCAAGATCTACGCCTCGGGCTTGCGGGGCAGCGATGACGGAAAATCTTAA
- a CDS encoding desulfoferrodoxin FeS4 iron-binding domain-containing protein, whose amino-acid sequence MSEFYKCAICGKIVKVIAAGKGELVCCGQPMDMLTTFKSVNEVLDFAIEKEEEARQFYLEWSKKLENKALSEQFVQFAGEENKHKEKLQRVKTGSTFKPAAKQVTDLKIVDYLVNIVPTPGMDYQEALIVAMRREKSSFKFYNDLAAMAQDEGLRDTFLALAQEEAKHKLRLETEYEKEIYSEN is encoded by the coding sequence ATGAGTGAATTCTACAAGTGCGCAATATGCGGCAAGATCGTCAAGGTGATCGCCGCGGGCAAGGGAGAACTGGTCTGCTGCGGCCAGCCGATGGATATGCTGACGACCTTCAAGTCGGTCAACGAGGTCCTGGACTTCGCCATCGAAAAGGAAGAGGAGGCGCGCCAGTTCTACTTGGAGTGGTCGAAGAAGCTGGAAAACAAAGCACTGAGCGAGCAGTTCGTCCAGTTCGCCGGCGAGGAGAACAAGCACAAGGAAAAGCTCCAGCGGGTCAAAACGGGCAGCACCTTCAAGCCCGCGGCCAAGCAGGTGACCGACCTGAAGATCGTCGACTACCTGGTCAACATCGTCCCCACCCCGGGCATGGACTACCAGGAGGCGCTGATCGTGGCCATGCGCCGGGAAAAGTCCTCGTTCAAGTTCTACAACGACCTGGCAGCCATGGCCCAGGACGAGGGGCTGCGCGACACCTTCCTGGCCCTGGCCCAGGAAGAGGCCAAGCACAAGCTGCGCCTGGAAACCGAGTACGAAAAAGAGATCTACAGCGAAAACTGA